One stretch of Mangifera indica cultivar Alphonso chromosome 9, CATAS_Mindica_2.1, whole genome shotgun sequence DNA includes these proteins:
- the LOC123226094 gene encoding tubulin beta-1 chain-like has protein sequence MREILHIQGGQCGNQIGAKFWEVVCAEHGIDSTGRYGGDNDLQLERVNVYYNEASCGRFVPRAVLMDLEPGTMDSVRSGPYGQIFRPDNFVFGQSGAGNNWAKGHYTEGAELIDSVLDVVRKEAENCDCMQGFQVCHSLGGGTGSGMGTLLISKIREEYPDRMMLTFSVFPSPKVSDTVVEPYNATLSVHQLVENADECMVLDNEALYDICFRTLKLTTPSFGDLNHLISATMSGVTCCLRFPGQLNSDLRKLAVNLIPFPRLHFFMVGFAPLTSHGSQQYRALTVPELTQQMWDAKNMMCAADPRHGRYLTASAMFRGKMSTKEVDEQMINVQNKNSSYFVEWIPNNVKSTVCDIPPTGLKMASTFIGNSTSIQEMFRRVSEQFTAMFRRKAFLHWYTGEGMDEMEFTEAESNMNDLVSEYQQYQDATADEEGYEYEDEEEVQEED, from the exons ATGCGTGAGATTCTTCACATACAAGGAGGCCAATGTGGCAACCAGATCGGAGCTAAGTTCTGGGAGGTGGTGTGCGCCGAGCATGGGATCGACTCGACGGGGAGGTACGGCGGAGACAACGATCTGCAGCTTGAGAGAGTGAATGTGTACTACAATGAGGCGAGCTGTGGACGGTTTGTTCCTCGGGCCGTGCTTATGGATCTGGAGCCCGGAACTATGGACAGTGTTAGATCTGGACCGTACGGTCAGATTTTTAGGCCCGATAACTTTGTGTTTGGACAGTCCGGTGCCGGAAATAACTGGGCCAAGGGACACTACACCGAAGGAGCTGAGTTGATTGACTCTGTCCTCGATGTTGTCAGGAAAGAGGCTGAGAACTGTGACTGCATGCAAG GTTTCCAAGTATGCCACTCTTTGGGAGGTGGGACTGGTTCTGGTATGGGCACTCTTTTGATTTCGAAGATCAGAGAAGAGTATCCAGATAGGATGATGCTTACTTTCTCCGTGTTTCCATCCCCAAAGGTGTCTGACACTGTTGTTGAACCTTACAATGCTACCCTTTCTGTTCACCAGCTGGTTGAAAATGCAGATGAGTGTATGGTTCTGGACAATGAAGCTCTCTATGATATCTGCTTCAGAACCCTGAAGCTTACCACTCCAAGCT TTGGAGACTTGAATCACCTTATTTCTGCCACCATGAGTGGGGTGACTTGCTGCCTTCGATTCCCTGGTCAACTCAACTCTGATCTTCGCAAGCTTGCAGTTAATCTTATTCCATTCCCTCGCCTGCATTTCTTCATGGTGGGGTTTGCTCCACTTACGTCACATGGATCCCAGCAATACAGGGCACTTACAGTTCCTGAGCTCACTCAACAGATGTGGGATGCTAAGAACATGATGTGTGCTGCTGATCCTCGTCATGGTCGGTATTTGACTGCTTCAGCAATGTTCCGTGGCAAGATGAGCACCAAGGAAGTTGATGAACAGATGATTAATGTGCAGAACAAGAACTCATCCTACTTTGTTGAGTGGATCCCCAACAATGTGAAGTCCACTGTCTGTGATATCCCCCCAACCGGTCTTAAAATGGCTTCAACATTTATTGGCAACTCTACATCGATTCAGGAAATGTTCAGGAGAGTGAGTGAGCAGTTCACAGCCATGTTCCGCAGGAAAGCTTTCTTGCATTGGTACACTGGGGAGGGAATGGATGAAATGGAATTTACTGAGGCTGAAAGCAACATGAATGATTTGGTTTCTGAGTACCAACAGTATCAAGATGCAACTGCAGATGAGGAAGGTTATGAGTATGAAGATGAGGAGGAAGTCCAAGAAGAGGACTGA
- the LOC123224986 gene encoding uncharacterized protein C683.02c-like, translating to MVSNRQKVARKRYKEEHPELFPKPEPTTPKDPDKRKRKKGFKRKKSEAKEPRDPNKPIKRSFKKHPLRVPGMKPGESCFICKAKNHIAKNCPEKAQWEKNKICLLCRHRGHSLKNCPSKNEGSESKKLCYNCGETGHSLAQCPQTLEDGGTKFASCFICKEQGHLSKNCPQNTHGIYPKGGCCKICGGVTHLAKDCPNKGNRGSAPTRIEAFEDRPRPQVTKFVSGDDLDGDFVIEETSSGNKGKSASKVGSASDSKEGNVKSKKKEGTKVVNFVG from the exons ATGGTGAGCAACAGACAGAAAGTAGCTCGCAAGCGATACAAGGAAGAGCACCCTGAACTCTTCCCGAAGCCTGAGCCAACGACACCAAAAGACCCggataaaaggaaaagaaagaagggCTTCAAACGGAAAAAATCGGAGGCTAAAGAGCCCAGAGATCCGAATAAACCCATTAAAAGGAGTTTCAAAAAACACCCACTTAGGGTCCCTGGCATGAAGCCTGGTGAGAGCTGCTTCATCTGCAAAGCCAAAAACCATATTGCCAAAAATTGCCCCGAGAAAGCACAATGGGAGAAGAATAAG ATATGTTTGCTTTGTAGGCACCGTGGGCACAGTCTAAAGAATTGCCCTTCTAAGAATGAAGGCAGCGAGAGCAAAAAGTTGTGTTATAATTGCGGCGAAACTGGGCATTCACTTGCACAATGTCCCCAGACACTTGAAGATG GTGGAACAAAATTTGCCAGTTGCTTTATCTGTAAGGAACAAGGACATCTAAGCAAGAACTGCCCACAAAATACGCATGGAATCTACCCTAAG GGTGGCTGTTGTAAGATTTGTGGTGGTGTAACACATTTAGCAAAAGATTGTCCTAATAAAGGCAACAGAGGTTCTGCCCCTACAAGAATAGAAG CATTTGAAGATAGGCCAAGACCACAGGTGACAAAATTTGTGAGCGGTGATGATCTTGATGGCGACTTTGTGATAGAAGAAACGTCTAGTGGTAACAAAGGCAAGTCTGCATCAAAAGTTGGTTCTGCATCTGATTCTAAAGAAGGTAATGTAAagtcaaagaagaaagaaggaacCAAAGTGGTAAATTTTGTAGGATGA
- the LOC123226095 gene encoding uncharacterized protein LOC123226095 gives MASDLGLKTFVVVLAVTFFVQGTLGEIICESLDQDTCAYAVSSSGNRCVLEKRVKRSGKEAYTCAASEIKADKSKNHVETDQCISDCGLDRKVLGISSDSLLEAKFTQNLCSAQCYDNCPNVVDLYFNLAAGEGVFLPKLCEARGKNARREMSEIRSSGFVAAGPAQAVKFLADPVLAPAAAPCV, from the exons ATGGCTTCTGATTTGGGCCTTAAGACCTTCGTAGTCGTCCTTGCAGTTACCTTCTTTGTGCAAGGAACTCTCG GGGAGATAATATGTGAGAGCCTGGACCAAGACACATGTGCGTACGCAGTGTCATCGTCGGGCAACCGCTGTGTGCTGGAGAAGCGTGTGAAAAGGAGCGGAAAAGAAGCATACACATGCGCCGCATCTGAAATAAAGGCCGATAAATCAAAGAACCATGTGGAAACTGACCAGTGCATCTCCGACTGTGGGCTTGACAGAAAAGTTCTCGGCATCTCCTCTGACTCCCTCCTCGAAGCCAAGTTCACACAAAACCTCTGCTCCGCCCAGTGCTACGATAACTGCCCCAATGTCGTCGATCTTTATTTCAACCTAGCTGCCGGTGAAG GTGTGTTTCTTCCCAAGCTGTGTGAAGCAAGAGGAAAAAATGCAAGAAGGGAAATGTCTGAGATTCGAAGCTCCGGTTTCGTTGCAGCAGGACCTGCCCAAGCTGTGAAGTTCTTGGCTGACCCAGTTCTGGCTCCGGCAGCTGCACCCTGTGTTTAG